The proteins below are encoded in one region of Kogia breviceps isolate mKogBre1 chromosome 8, mKogBre1 haplotype 1, whole genome shotgun sequence:
- the SPINK4 gene encoding LOW QUALITY PROTEIN: serine protease inhibitor Kazal-type 4 (The sequence of the model RefSeq protein was modified relative to this genomic sequence to represent the inferred CDS: substituted 2 bases at 2 genomic stop codons), translating into MAVRLWVVTLALAALFLVDREVPLSAAKFIFXRMPVCEHMAESPVCPXIYDPVCGTDGVTYDSECKLCLARIKKTGHPDHERWQMLTPQEPLEP; encoded by the exons ATGGCTGTCCGCCTGTGGGTGGTCACCCTGGCCTTGGCTGCCCTCTTCCTTGTGGACAGGG AAGTGCCACTGTCGGCTGCAAAGTTCATTTTCTAAAGAATG CCCGTCTGTGAGCACATGGCAGAATCTCCAGTCTGCCCCTAGATATATGACCCGGTCTGTGGCACTGACGGGGTCACGTATGACAGTGAATGCAAGCTCTGCTTGGCTCGCAT AAAAAAGACAGGACATCCAGATCATGAACGATGGCAAATGCTAACCCCACAGGAGCCCCTTGAGCCATGA